The following are from one region of the Verrucomicrobiota bacterium genome:
- a CDS encoding glutamate-5-semialdehyde dehydrogenase yields the protein MTLLEQMTELGKRAKAASRDLAKLTTDEKNRVLLAMAAALETAAPALKAANAEDMQVGARIGLTAAMLDRLKLDDKRIAAMAKGLREVAALPDPVGRVLDERTRPNGLRLRKVATPIGVIVIIYESRPNVTADAASLCFKSGNATILRGGKEALHSNQLIAQTMVAAARACLPTFPEHAIQVVPTPDRDAIPALLSLIQYVDLCMPRGGEGLIRAVAECSKVPVIKHYKGVCHVYVHHDADPAMAERIVLNAKCQRPAVCNAMETLLLDRSIAPTVLPYLVTRLAENHVELRCDPEAEQLLRTQAPARGCHVRPATEQDFYTEYNDYIMNVKLVDGVAAAIAHINQYGSAHSDSIVTGNEPVARQFLAEVDSATVYWNASTRFTDGGEFGMGAEIGISTDKIGARGPMGLDELTTYKWVGFGTGQIRT from the coding sequence GCGCGATTTGGCGAAGTTGACCACCGATGAAAAAAATCGCGTGCTTTTGGCGATGGCGGCGGCCCTGGAAACTGCCGCGCCCGCATTGAAAGCCGCCAATGCGGAAGATATGCAGGTGGGCGCCCGCATAGGCCTTACTGCCGCGATGCTCGACCGGTTGAAACTGGACGATAAGCGCATTGCGGCGATGGCCAAGGGCTTACGCGAAGTTGCCGCCCTGCCCGATCCGGTGGGGCGCGTCTTGGACGAACGGACCCGCCCCAACGGGCTGCGCCTGCGCAAAGTTGCCACCCCGATTGGCGTGATCGTCATCATCTATGAATCGCGCCCCAACGTCACCGCGGACGCGGCCAGCCTGTGTTTCAAATCCGGCAATGCGACCATTTTACGCGGTGGCAAGGAGGCGCTTCACTCAAACCAGCTCATTGCCCAAACCATGGTGGCGGCGGCCCGGGCCTGCTTGCCGACGTTCCCGGAGCACGCCATTCAAGTGGTCCCCACCCCCGACCGGGACGCCATCCCGGCATTGCTTTCGCTGATTCAATATGTGGATCTCTGTATGCCGCGTGGGGGTGAAGGGCTGATCCGTGCGGTGGCCGAATGCAGCAAAGTCCCGGTCATCAAGCATTATAAGGGTGTGTGCCATGTTTACGTGCATCACGACGCCGATCCGGCGATGGCGGAGCGCATTGTCCTGAATGCAAAATGTCAGCGCCCCGCGGTGTGCAACGCCATGGAAACGTTGTTGTTGGACCGTTCCATCGCGCCGACCGTGCTGCCGTATTTGGTCACCCGGCTGGCCGAAAATCACGTCGAACTGCGTTGCGATCCGGAAGCGGAACAGCTTCTGCGGACTCAGGCGCCGGCCCGAGGTTGCCACGTGCGTCCGGCCACGGAGCAGGACTTTTACACCGAGTACAATGATTACATCATGAATGTGAAACTGGTGGACGGGGTCGCGGCGGCCATCGCGCACATCAACCAGTACGGCTCCGCGCATAGCGACAGCATCGTGACGGGAAACGAACCGGTGGCCCGCCAATTCCTGGCGGAAGTGGACAGCGCGACGGTTTATTGGAACGCCTCGACGCGGTTCACGGATGGCGGAGAATTCGGCATGGGTGCCGAGATTGGCATCAGCACGGATAAAATCGGCGCGCGCGGTCCCATGGGGCTGGACGAGCTGACCACCTATAAATGGGTGGGGTTTGGCACCGGCCAGATCCGGACTTGA
- a CDS encoding O-acetyl-ADP-ribose deacetylase yields the protein MKTVLDRIAIITGDIVTQKVDAIVNAANKSLLGGGGVDGAIHRAAGPGLLQECRSLNGCATGEAKITAGYHLPAKHIVHTVGPIWEDGTHGEDEALARCYQSCFALMKTHRLFTIAFPSISTGIYNFPLARACRIALTQTRIFLENNQEIHQVVFVCYGPGALRCYQEAAQEIFVAETPPTGSSSLQDGPATGENPASGH from the coding sequence ATGAAAACTGTATTGGACAGGATTGCAATTATCACCGGTGATATTGTCACTCAAAAGGTGGATGCCATTGTGAACGCGGCCAACAAATCCCTGCTGGGCGGCGGCGGGGTGGATGGAGCGATTCATCGTGCCGCCGGACCGGGACTGCTCCAAGAATGCCGGAGCTTGAACGGGTGCGCAACCGGGGAGGCCAAAATCACTGCCGGCTACCACCTGCCGGCTAAACATATCGTCCACACGGTGGGCCCCATTTGGGAGGATGGCACGCATGGAGAGGATGAGGCGCTAGCGCGCTGTTATCAGAGCTGCTTCGCCCTGATGAAAACCCACCGGCTTTTTACCATCGCATTTCCGTCCATCAGCACTGGCATTTACAACTTCCCGCTGGCGCGCGCGTGCCGAATCGCCCTGACTCAAACCCGCATATTTCTTGAAAACAACCAGGAAATCCACCAAGTGGTCTTCGTGTGTTACGGGCCGGGAGCACTCCGCTGTTATCAGGAGGCTGCCCAGGAGATCTTTGTGGCGGAAACACCGCCTACCGGATCGTCTTCTCTGCAAGATGGACCGGCCACCGGAGAAAATCCTGCCAGCGGCCATTAA
- a CDS encoding O-acetylhomoserine aminocarboxypropyltransferase/cysteine synthase family protein — protein sequence MKFETLCLHGGHQPDPTTLSRAVPIYRTSSYVFRNTEHAANLFALKELGNIYTRLMNPTTDVLEKRVALLEGAPEFGGLGIASGTSAIFYSIINLAQAGDNIVSAQNLYGGTYTQFADILPALGIKVKFVDSNDPQNFAKAIDEKTRAVFCETVSNPALEITDLEAVSKIAHAHGLPLIVDSTFSTPYLTKPLDFGADIVVHSLTKWFGGHGVGIGGIVVDSGKFNWTGGKHPLYTEPDNSYHGLRWGIDLPDMLRPLAYILRMRTGPLRNLGACIAPDNSWFFLQGIETLPLRMERHCENALLIAKHLQQQPGVEWVRYPGLPNDPMAQLNQKYLKGKSGSMVIFGIKGGAKAGQKFIDSLRLFSHLANVGDAKSLAIHPATTTHSQMGEAQQRAGGITPELVRLSIGLEHPDDLRADLDQALSQALK from the coding sequence ATGAAATTTGAAACCTTATGCTTGCATGGCGGCCATCAACCCGATCCGACAACGCTTTCTCGGGCGGTTCCCATTTATCGTACCAGCTCGTATGTCTTCCGCAACACGGAACATGCAGCCAACCTTTTCGCGCTTAAAGAACTGGGAAACATCTACACTCGGTTGATGAATCCCACGACGGATGTCTTGGAAAAACGAGTTGCCCTACTGGAAGGGGCTCCGGAATTCGGTGGTTTGGGAATTGCTTCAGGCACCAGTGCCATTTTTTATTCCATCATCAATCTCGCACAGGCAGGTGATAATATCGTCAGTGCCCAGAATTTATACGGTGGCACCTATACGCAATTTGCTGATATTTTGCCTGCTTTAGGCATCAAAGTGAAGTTTGTGGATTCCAATGATCCTCAGAACTTTGCGAAGGCAATTGATGAAAAAACCCGCGCGGTTTTTTGTGAAACGGTGTCCAACCCGGCGCTGGAAATCACTGATTTGGAAGCCGTTTCCAAAATTGCGCACGCCCATGGTTTACCGTTGATTGTGGATTCCACATTCAGTACGCCATATTTGACAAAACCGCTAGATTTTGGCGCGGATATTGTCGTTCATTCTTTGACAAAATGGTTTGGCGGGCATGGCGTTGGTATTGGCGGCATTGTGGTGGATAGCGGCAAATTTAATTGGACTGGCGGAAAACATCCGCTTTACACGGAACCCGATAATTCTTATCACGGACTGCGCTGGGGGATTGATTTGCCGGATATGCTGCGTCCGCTCGCCTATATTCTGCGGATGAGGACCGGACCACTGCGAAATCTTGGGGCCTGTATTGCGCCTGACAACTCGTGGTTCTTCCTCCAAGGCATCGAAACGCTTCCTTTACGCATGGAACGACACTGCGAAAACGCGCTTTTAATCGCCAAACATCTTCAGCAGCAGCCCGGGGTGGAATGGGTTCGTTACCCAGGATTACCGAATGATCCAATGGCCCAGTTGAACCAGAAGTACTTGAAAGGGAAGTCCGGTTCAATGGTCATCTTTGGAATCAAAGGTGGTGCCAAAGCCGGCCAGAAGTTCATTGATTCTCTCAGACTGTTCTCCCATCTGGCCAACGTGGGCGACGCGAAAAGTCTGGCGATTCATCCGGCGACAACGACACACTCGCAAATGGGCGAAGCGCAACAGCGGGCGGGTGGCATCACGCCGGAACTGGTGCGGCTGAGCATCGGGCTGGAGCATCCGGATGACCTGCGGGCGGACCTGGATCAGGCGCTCTCACAAGCATTGAAATAA
- the mnmG gene encoding tRNA uridine-5-carboxymethylaminomethyl(34) synthesis enzyme MnmG — MFVYPNQYDVIVVGGGHAGIEAALAASRMGCSTLLLSINLDSIGQMSCNPAIGGLAKGHLTREIDALGGEMGKCTDMTGLQFRMLNTKKGPSVWAPRAQCDKKAYQFRMKWACERQANLDCKQGQVMKLLHKNGQVYGVETAFDVQYLARTVVVTTGTFLRGLMHIGLTQTAGGRLGEAAATGLSASLKEIGLELGRLKTGTPPRLLRRSIDFSRTQVQGGDDPVPWFTHWKEELFHVEQNSNADPGKYPNGSILDMNGGQLPCHITYTTRKTAEIINANLHKSPLYSGVIEGVGPRYCPSIEDKIVKFPEKARQQLFLEPEGIQTEEIYVNGFSTSLPLEVQVQMVRSIEGCERAEIMRPAYAVEYDYVLPTQLYPSLETKVCRNLFLAGQINGSSGYEEAAAQGLMAGINAALHIQEKEPLVLKRHQAYIGVLIDDLVTKGTIEPYRMFTSRAEYRLILRQDNADLRLCAIGYSVGLLAKYNFNKLVSKRTLIEQELERLANTKNGSLTLAQILRRPEVAYAQLPERNDSLPWDVVQQVEISIKYEGYIDRQELEIAKFKAMESKQIPITFDYQTVPNLRPEARQKLNIIRPQTLGQAARISGVTPADVGIILVWLKRGVPQAAPEKAADSADDQ; from the coding sequence ATGTTCGTTTATCCAAATCAATACGATGTCATTGTCGTTGGTGGCGGTCATGCCGGGATTGAGGCGGCTTTGGCCGCTTCGCGCATGGGCTGTTCCACCCTCTTGTTAAGCATTAATTTGGATTCGATTGGGCAAATGTCCTGTAATCCCGCCATCGGTGGTTTGGCCAAAGGCCATCTGACTCGTGAAATTGATGCCTTGGGAGGTGAGATGGGAAAGTGTACGGATATGACCGGATTGCAATTCCGGATGTTGAATACCAAAAAAGGGCCCTCCGTGTGGGCTCCCCGCGCACAGTGCGACAAAAAGGCCTATCAGTTTCGGATGAAGTGGGCCTGTGAACGACAGGCGAATTTGGACTGCAAGCAAGGCCAAGTCATGAAACTGCTTCACAAAAATGGACAGGTTTATGGCGTTGAAACCGCATTTGATGTTCAATACCTTGCCCGCACGGTGGTCGTCACAACCGGTACTTTTCTGCGCGGGTTGATGCACATTGGACTGACCCAGACGGCGGGAGGACGCCTTGGGGAAGCCGCCGCTACTGGCCTCTCGGCCTCCTTGAAAGAGATAGGCTTAGAACTTGGACGTCTAAAAACCGGAACCCCGCCCAGGTTACTACGCCGATCCATTGATTTTTCACGCACCCAAGTCCAAGGCGGCGATGATCCGGTGCCGTGGTTCACTCATTGGAAAGAGGAATTGTTCCACGTGGAACAAAATTCAAATGCTGATCCGGGGAAATATCCAAATGGTTCAATTCTTGACATGAATGGAGGTCAACTCCCCTGCCATATCACATACACCACGCGAAAAACTGCGGAAATCATCAATGCGAATCTGCATAAGTCACCGTTGTATTCAGGTGTTATTGAAGGCGTTGGACCAAGGTATTGTCCATCCATCGAAGACAAAATCGTAAAGTTTCCAGAAAAGGCGCGCCAGCAATTGTTCCTGGAACCGGAAGGTATTCAGACCGAAGAGATTTACGTGAATGGTTTTTCCACCAGCTTGCCATTGGAGGTTCAAGTCCAAATGGTTCGTTCAATTGAAGGCTGCGAGCGCGCAGAGATCATGCGTCCAGCGTATGCCGTGGAATACGATTATGTTTTACCGACCCAATTGTATCCATCCTTGGAAACCAAAGTATGCCGCAACCTCTTCCTGGCAGGTCAAATTAATGGATCGTCTGGTTATGAAGAGGCGGCGGCTCAAGGTTTAATGGCAGGCATCAATGCCGCCTTGCACATACAGGAAAAAGAGCCGCTGGTTCTAAAGCGACACCAAGCCTATATTGGTGTGCTCATTGATGACTTGGTCACCAAAGGAACGATTGAACCGTATCGTATGTTTACATCACGAGCTGAGTATCGGCTCATCCTGCGGCAAGACAATGCCGATTTACGCTTGTGCGCTATTGGATATTCGGTTGGTCTATTGGCCAAGTATAACTTTAATAAATTAGTTAGCAAGCGTACCTTAATTGAGCAAGAATTGGAACGACTTGCCAACACCAAGAATGGATCATTAACATTGGCACAAATATTACGTCGTCCGGAAGTCGCCTACGCGCAATTGCCGGAACGAAATGATTCCTTGCCGTGGGATGTGGTTCAGCAAGTTGAAATTTCCATAAAATACGAAGGCTACATAGACCGGCAGGAATTGGAGATCGCTAAATTCAAAGCGATGGAATCAAAACAAATTCCAATCACGTTCGACTACCAAACGGTTCCAAACCTGCGTCCTGAAGCGCGGCAAAAGCTAAATATAATTCGCCCACAAACCCTTGGCCAGGCAGCAAGAATTTCTGGTGTCACCCCGGCCGATGTCGGTATTATTTTGGTGTGGCTAAAACGGGGCGTCCCACAAGCCGCACCCGAAAAAGCGGCTGATTCGGCGGATGACCAATAG
- a CDS encoding ribonuclease H-like domain-containing protein: protein MATLVFDIETTALPLETFDEAQQEYLLRDADKITDETLRAEKRAEITRLFSLWPLTAQVVCVAMLNADTLRGQVLFLAESFDDGEEAGPVEFVPFADEVELLTAFWDVAKHYDSVVTFNGRGFDVPFIYLRSALLNVPISRRDWLGYRYSTEPHCDLADQFTFYGVSGRDGAARKFNLDFYCKSFGIESPKAQGVTGNDVGAMFNEGKCQEIAEYCLRDVQSTVLLYKIWKERLAGIK, encoded by the coding sequence ATGGCTACACTTGTTTTTGATATTGAAACAACCGCCTTACCACTGGAAACATTTGATGAGGCCCAACAGGAATATCTTCTGCGCGACGCGGATAAAATCACGGACGAAACGCTGCGTGCGGAGAAACGCGCGGAGATTACCCGGTTGTTCAGTCTTTGGCCGTTGACCGCCCAAGTGGTCTGTGTGGCGATGTTAAATGCGGATACCTTGCGGGGACAGGTTCTATTTTTAGCGGAGAGTTTTGATGACGGGGAAGAGGCCGGGCCGGTGGAATTTGTACCTTTTGCGGATGAAGTTGAGCTGTTGACGGCATTTTGGGACGTGGCGAAACATTACGATTCGGTGGTTACCTTCAACGGGCGAGGTTTTGACGTGCCGTTCATCTACCTCCGCTCCGCTTTGCTAAATGTCCCCATATCACGCCGGGACTGGCTCGGGTACCGTTATTCCACGGAGCCCCACTGCGACCTGGCGGATCAATTCACGTTCTATGGTGTCAGCGGACGCGATGGAGCCGCCAGGAAGTTCAACCTGGACTTCTACTGCAAGTCATTTGGCATCGAGTCACCAAAAGCCCAGGGCGTTACTGGCAATGATGTGGGTGCGATGTTCAACGAAGGAAAATGCCAGGAAATCGCGGAATATTGTCTGCGCGACGTGCAAAGCACAGTCCTCCTCTACAAAATCTGGAAAGAACGGCTGGCCGGCATCAAGTAA